In Aegilops tauschii subsp. strangulata cultivar AL8/78 chromosome 3, Aet v6.0, whole genome shotgun sequence, one genomic interval encodes:
- the LOC109763070 gene encoding uncharacterized protein isoform X1, with product MAMAGPACRFLSCFLCFVACLLVMESALSAHSWCTPHPNPKGEVEFKQKTDKFWEYQEQSNTWVEISMPFNLMSCINGTCTKVGSIKQPESKHGRASVSSQEKDTDPVLTIRKRISLARMSESSVWVTGQSGSIYERFWNGVMWVIAPHELPTAAGYATATFIVNTTILALSEAGILYQLQLNEHAQPIWTEMTFSYEQHFTNLGEKTQSQATHIKNGVVSHNGRKLFLSITNGSLIEVTELQPLRWNCHGRPPGADVSYISDAENARPGTVFTVSSTGDLYEFDKETKPSWKKHIWSEQTTKNVSLSSSVGCALHGLLGSNSVSLFLITKDGLLVERRLHRRKWKWDKHGAPKGQRLSSITEVQQDESNDATSMFFTTTTGKVFEYQFTKYTGGASSNKIRGLWVNHMSPDHAKVAASVRGLQIQVGRLIFQLDDGRLGELHLPGMGGDHFGPSQQNSIRRKLPNKYEWSILDTPETEGWNAEYCTEEHGPTNCITGAMNVAADTEPTNLSNAPPRRRKAEEKQHYLHGHSHESDETESYNILSRSIYLNFHMRVMHADRSLFLITDNGLTLEYLNSNGVWLWLRHEHITGMKGTLGSYNGSLYLVDLHGNLHIRERNGDELLWINCTAMRKGRQVASGPPWDGIPGLSRRVTTDDALFFVNKRGRLLQFTVALRKFKWKDCHSPPDTKVAFIVDQEVFRRNIIFVVGRNGRMYQYNRITELWHRHYQSPHLVLSRSPGTAMRPSPLSLTGSIFMISEHGGLVEYHFSPQDGWEWVEHGTPHRDVTLVVAPGPCFDGTQLFVIGSDGHVYLRHLDERTWRWTSHGHPSEPSSTTTDVAGGGEQSCATLGAADAHYASSFRGSCDEKVAAVRPVPFSKDAVVFELRDGRLAELRRAAEGRGGWEWARIIGTPASACMTSYWTAVAT from the exons ATGGCCATGGCTGGTCCAGCTTGCAGATTTCTCTCGTGTTTTTTGTGTTTTGTAGCATGTCTTCTCGTTATGGAGTCTGCTTTGTCTGCCCATTCATGGTGCACCCCACATCCGAACCCGAAGGGAGAAGTGGAGTTTAAGCAGAAGACAGATAAGTTCTGGGAGTACCAGGAGCAGAGCAATACCTGGGTGGAAATAAGCATGCCTTTCAATCTCATGTCCTGCATCAACGGCACCTGCACAAAGGTAGGCTCGATCAAGCAACCAGAAAGCAAACATGGCCGTGCTTCCGTCTCGAGTCAAGAGAAGGATACTGATCCCGTCCTGACCATAAGGAAAAGAATCTCCTTGGCAAGGATGTCAGAGTCGTCCGTGTGGGTGACAGGCCAAAGTGGATCAATCTATGAGAGGTTCTGGAACGGGGTCATGTGGGTGATTGCTCCTCATGAGCTTCCAACAGCGGCTGGGTATGCAACAGCAACTTTCATCGTCAACACAACCATCCTTGCTCTGTCCGAGGCTGGAATCCTCTACCAG CTACAGCTAAATGAACATGCCCAGCCTATCTGGACTGAGATGACATTCAGCTATGAACAACATTTCACAAACCTTGGAGAGAAGACACAAAGTCAAGCTACACACATAAAAAATGGGGTCGTATCACATAATGGAAG GAAACTTTTCCTTTCTATCACGAATGGGTCCCTAATTGAGGTCACAGAACTTCAGCCTCTAAG GTGGAATTGCCATGGGCGTCCCCCAGGAGCAGATGTATCATATATATCTGATGCTGAAAATGCAAGACCAGGGACCGTGTTCACAGTAAG TTCTACTGGAGACCTATATGAATTTGATAAGGAAACGAAGCCATCATGGAAAAAGCATATATGGAGTGAACAAACAACCAAAAATGTCTCGCTGAGCTCATCTGTTGGGTGTGCTTTGCATGGTCTCTTAGGCTCTAATTCAGTATCACTCTTTCTGATAACCAAG GATGGTCTTTTAGTGGAGCGGCGCTTGCATAGAAGAAAGTGGAAGTGGGATAAACATGGAGCACCTAAGGGTCAAAGACTAAGTTCAATTACAGAAGTTCAACAGGATGAATCTAATGATGCGACTTCAATGTTTTTTACAACAACCACAGGAAAAGTATTTGAGTATCAGTTTACAAAATATACAG GTGGGGCTTCAAGCAATAAGATTAGAGGACTATGGGTAAATCACATGTCTCCTGACCATGCAAAAGTAGCAGCAAGTGTTCGAGGTCTACAGATTCAAGTTGGCAGATTGATATTCCAGCTAGATGATGGTAGGCTTGGAGAGCTACATTTACCTGGCATGGGAGGTGATCATTTTGGTCCAAGTCAACAAAATAGCATAAGAAGGAAACTGCCAAACAAGTATGAGTGGTCTATCCTAGATACACCAGAAACAGAAGGTTGGAATGCAGAATATTGCACTGAAGAGCATGGCCCTACAAACTGTATTACTGGAGCGATGAATGTAGCTGCAGATACGGAACCAACCAACCTGAGCAATGCCCCACCTAGAAGGCGTAAAGCAGAAGAGAAGCAACACTACCTTCATGGTCATAGTCATGAGAGTGATGAAACTGAATCATACAACATTCTATCACGAAGCATTTATCTTAACTTCCATATGCGGGTGATGCATGCAGATAGATCACTTTTCCTCATAACAGATAACGGATTAACTTTGGAATATCTAAACAGCAATGGTGTTTGGCTATGGCTAAGACATGAACACATTACAGGCATGAAGGGTACACTAGGAAGCTATAATGGCAGCTTGTATCTTGTTGATCTTCATGGGAACTTACATATTAGAGAAAGAAATGGTGACGAACTCTTATGGATTAATTGCACAGCAATGAGGAAGGGAAGACAGGTTGCAAGTGGGCCTCCATGGGATGGCATCCCTGGGTTATCACGCAGAGTGACAACAGATGATGCACTTTTCTTTGTTAACAAGAGAGGCAGATTGCTACAATTCACG GTGGCATTGCGTAAATTCAAGTGGAAGGACTGCCACAGCCCTCCGGATACCAAGGTTGCATTCATCGTGGATCAGGAGGTGTTTAGAAGAAATATCATCTTCGTGGTCGGCCGGAACGGTCGGATGTACCAGTATAACAGAATTACAGAGCTATGGCACAGGCACTACCAATCACCTCACCTCGTCCTGTCAAGATCCCCTGGGACAGCGATGAGGCCGTCCCCTCTCTCCCTCACCGGCTCCATCTTCATGATTTCCGAGCATGGGGGCCTCGTGGAGTACCATTTCAGCCCGCAGGACGGGTGGGAGTGGGTAGAGCACGGGACGCCCCACCGGGACGTCACCCTCGTGGTCGCCCCAGGGCCGTGCTTCGACGGCACCCAGTTGTTCGTCATCGGGTCCGACGGACACGTCTACCTGCGGCACCTGGACGAGCGAACGTGGAGGTGGACGAGCCACGGGCACCCGTCGGAACCATCCAGCACGACGAcggacgtcgccggcggcggcgagcagagCTGCGCCACGCTGGGCGCCGCGGACGCGCACTACGCGAGCAGCTTCAGGGGGAGCTGCGACGAAAAG GTGGCGGCTGTGCGGCCGGTGCCGTTCTCCAAGGACGCGGTGGTCTTCGAACTGCGCGACGGCCGG TTGGCGGAGCTGCGGCGTGCGGCGGAGGGTCGAGGCGGGTGGGAGTGGGCGCGGATCATCGGCACGCCCGCCAGCGCCTGCATGACAAGCTACTGGACGGCCGTCGCCACGTAG
- the LOC109763070 gene encoding uncharacterized protein isoform X2, giving the protein MTFSYEQHFTNLGEKTQSQATHIKNGVVSHNGRKLFLSITNGSLIEVTELQPLRWNCHGRPPGADVSYISDAENARPGTVFTVSSTGDLYEFDKETKPSWKKHIWSEQTTKNVSLSSSVGCALHGLLGSNSVSLFLITKDGLLVERRLHRRKWKWDKHGAPKGQRLSSITEVQQDESNDATSMFFTTTTGKVFEYQFTKYTGGASSNKIRGLWVNHMSPDHAKVAASVRGLQIQVGRLIFQLDDGRLGELHLPGMGGDHFGPSQQNSIRRKLPNKYEWSILDTPETEGWNAEYCTEEHGPTNCITGAMNVAADTEPTNLSNAPPRRRKAEEKQHYLHGHSHESDETESYNILSRSIYLNFHMRVMHADRSLFLITDNGLTLEYLNSNGVWLWLRHEHITGMKGTLGSYNGSLYLVDLHGNLHIRERNGDELLWINCTAMRKGRQVASGPPWDGIPGLSRRVTTDDALFFVNKRGRLLQFTVALRKFKWKDCHSPPDTKVAFIVDQEVFRRNIIFVVGRNGRMYQYNRITELWHRHYQSPHLVLSRSPGTAMRPSPLSLTGSIFMISEHGGLVEYHFSPQDGWEWVEHGTPHRDVTLVVAPGPCFDGTQLFVIGSDGHVYLRHLDERTWRWTSHGHPSEPSSTTTDVAGGGEQSCATLGAADAHYASSFRGSCDEKVAAVRPVPFSKDAVVFELRDGRLAELRRAAEGRGGWEWARIIGTPASACMTSYWTAVAT; this is encoded by the exons ATGACATTCAGCTATGAACAACATTTCACAAACCTTGGAGAGAAGACACAAAGTCAAGCTACACACATAAAAAATGGGGTCGTATCACATAATGGAAG GAAACTTTTCCTTTCTATCACGAATGGGTCCCTAATTGAGGTCACAGAACTTCAGCCTCTAAG GTGGAATTGCCATGGGCGTCCCCCAGGAGCAGATGTATCATATATATCTGATGCTGAAAATGCAAGACCAGGGACCGTGTTCACAGTAAG TTCTACTGGAGACCTATATGAATTTGATAAGGAAACGAAGCCATCATGGAAAAAGCATATATGGAGTGAACAAACAACCAAAAATGTCTCGCTGAGCTCATCTGTTGGGTGTGCTTTGCATGGTCTCTTAGGCTCTAATTCAGTATCACTCTTTCTGATAACCAAG GATGGTCTTTTAGTGGAGCGGCGCTTGCATAGAAGAAAGTGGAAGTGGGATAAACATGGAGCACCTAAGGGTCAAAGACTAAGTTCAATTACAGAAGTTCAACAGGATGAATCTAATGATGCGACTTCAATGTTTTTTACAACAACCACAGGAAAAGTATTTGAGTATCAGTTTACAAAATATACAG GTGGGGCTTCAAGCAATAAGATTAGAGGACTATGGGTAAATCACATGTCTCCTGACCATGCAAAAGTAGCAGCAAGTGTTCGAGGTCTACAGATTCAAGTTGGCAGATTGATATTCCAGCTAGATGATGGTAGGCTTGGAGAGCTACATTTACCTGGCATGGGAGGTGATCATTTTGGTCCAAGTCAACAAAATAGCATAAGAAGGAAACTGCCAAACAAGTATGAGTGGTCTATCCTAGATACACCAGAAACAGAAGGTTGGAATGCAGAATATTGCACTGAAGAGCATGGCCCTACAAACTGTATTACTGGAGCGATGAATGTAGCTGCAGATACGGAACCAACCAACCTGAGCAATGCCCCACCTAGAAGGCGTAAAGCAGAAGAGAAGCAACACTACCTTCATGGTCATAGTCATGAGAGTGATGAAACTGAATCATACAACATTCTATCACGAAGCATTTATCTTAACTTCCATATGCGGGTGATGCATGCAGATAGATCACTTTTCCTCATAACAGATAACGGATTAACTTTGGAATATCTAAACAGCAATGGTGTTTGGCTATGGCTAAGACATGAACACATTACAGGCATGAAGGGTACACTAGGAAGCTATAATGGCAGCTTGTATCTTGTTGATCTTCATGGGAACTTACATATTAGAGAAAGAAATGGTGACGAACTCTTATGGATTAATTGCACAGCAATGAGGAAGGGAAGACAGGTTGCAAGTGGGCCTCCATGGGATGGCATCCCTGGGTTATCACGCAGAGTGACAACAGATGATGCACTTTTCTTTGTTAACAAGAGAGGCAGATTGCTACAATTCACG GTGGCATTGCGTAAATTCAAGTGGAAGGACTGCCACAGCCCTCCGGATACCAAGGTTGCATTCATCGTGGATCAGGAGGTGTTTAGAAGAAATATCATCTTCGTGGTCGGCCGGAACGGTCGGATGTACCAGTATAACAGAATTACAGAGCTATGGCACAGGCACTACCAATCACCTCACCTCGTCCTGTCAAGATCCCCTGGGACAGCGATGAGGCCGTCCCCTCTCTCCCTCACCGGCTCCATCTTCATGATTTCCGAGCATGGGGGCCTCGTGGAGTACCATTTCAGCCCGCAGGACGGGTGGGAGTGGGTAGAGCACGGGACGCCCCACCGGGACGTCACCCTCGTGGTCGCCCCAGGGCCGTGCTTCGACGGCACCCAGTTGTTCGTCATCGGGTCCGACGGACACGTCTACCTGCGGCACCTGGACGAGCGAACGTGGAGGTGGACGAGCCACGGGCACCCGTCGGAACCATCCAGCACGACGAcggacgtcgccggcggcggcgagcagagCTGCGCCACGCTGGGCGCCGCGGACGCGCACTACGCGAGCAGCTTCAGGGGGAGCTGCGACGAAAAG GTGGCGGCTGTGCGGCCGGTGCCGTTCTCCAAGGACGCGGTGGTCTTCGAACTGCGCGACGGCCGG TTGGCGGAGCTGCGGCGTGCGGCGGAGGGTCGAGGCGGGTGGGAGTGGGCGCGGATCATCGGCACGCCCGCCAGCGCCTGCATGACAAGCTACTGGACGGCCGTCGCCACGTAG